ACGCAGCGCGGCGGCGGCGGTAGGCTGTGTCGCGGTACGTGCCTCCGGAGTCGTGACCGCAGGCTGTAGGACGTTCGGGCCAGCAGTAGGATCAGTCCTGGCAGCACAGCCGACAGTGGCAATCAAAAGCACGATGCTGGGCAGCAGTTGAACGAAGGCGGTGCGTGGCCAGCAATGAGCGAAGTTTGAACAGTTCATCCGATTGCAGCTCCGCGCCGTCGTCCCTGCCGCTGAAGAGCGGCGTGCGCCGGGCGCCACGATCTTAGCGAGTGCCGTTCGACTCGCCACAACGCTGGCCATAACCGCGAACTGGCTAACTTTGCCGATCACCTTAAAACATCCGCTGGAATTAATCGCTGGTGTGTGGCATACAGAGATGGTCGACCCAGGGCAGCGGCATTTGCATAATTTGTTAGATGCCGGTTCGCGCTATGCGCCCAAGCCATGTCATTCGATCCCAGAGCTAGTAGAATGCCATGATGCCAACGGGCCGCGGGGAGAAGCCGAGAGACACCGGGCCTTGCCAGCCGCACCGAAAACGTGGAGATGGACGACAGGGCTTGGTGCTGCCCGACGTCACCACGCCCCCCGGCTGAACAAGTTCAAGGTGTTGGAATTCCTGCGGCGGGCCGGGCAACTCGGGGCACAGGACAGGAGACGACGATGCCGACGACAGAGAGGAAAGACCTCGCGGTGCTGGACCTACCGCTGGAACGGGACGTATTTCTTCGGACGCTGATCCGCGAGCTGGCCGGGACGTTGCAGGACGTGGTGGGCGTGCAGGAGGCATCCGGCTTCGTGAGCGTGGTCGGCCAGCGGGTCGGGGAGTACATCGACGGGCAGTACAAGACGGCCCTGCAGGTATCGAACCTCAGCCGCGAACAGGTCGCCGACGTGCTGGTGGACCTGAAGCGGCGCATCCAGGGCGACTTCTTCATCGTCGAGGAGAGCGACGAGAAGATCGTCTTCGGCAACCGCACCTGCCCCTTCGCCGACAAGGTCGAGGGCCGGCCCTCGCTATGCATGATGACGTCGAACGTCTTCGGCAGCATCGCGGCCGGGAACCTCGGCTATTCCAAGGTCGAGCTGCAGCAGACGATCGCCAGTGGCGCGAGCGAGTGCCGCGTGGTCGTGTACCTGAAGCAGACGCCGGAGAGCGAAGCGGCGGACGGCCGCGAATACGTGAAGGGCTGAGCCGCGAATGCACCCGGAACTGGAACATTTCGTGCGGGTGCTGCCCGAGCCCTGCTTCCTGGTGTCGGGCGCGGGCGAAGTGCTGCTGGCCAACGCGGCGGCAGCCGGGATGACCGGCGTCGAGGCGGTGGCACTGAAGGGCACGCGGCTCGCGACGCTGATGGCGGATCCGGAGCAGAAGGTGCAGGACTTCCTGCGCCTGTGCGCCCGCAGCCGCCAGTTCGTCCCCGGCTCATTCACCTGGCTCGGCCGCGTCCAGCCGCTCGAGATGCGGTGCGACGGCGTGGTGATCGCGCCCCGCACCGACGCCTTGCCGGCCATGTTGTTCGTCCGCTGCCGGCCGAAGGCCGAGGCCACCGACCAGTTCGTGCTGCTGAACCGCAAGATCGCCGACCTGTCGCGCGAGGTCCTGGAGCGCCGGAAGGCCGAACAGCAACGCGACGAGCTGCTGCAGAGCGAACGCGCGGCCCGCGTGGAGGCCGAGCGGAACAGCCGGATGAAGGACGAGTTCCTTGCAACGCTGAGCCACGAGCTGCGCACGCCGCTGAACGCGATCCTCGGCTGGGCGCAGCTGCTGCAGCACGATCGCACGCCGGCCGACGAACTCGGCAACGGGCTTCAGGTGATCGAGCGGAACGCGCGGGTCCAGAAGCAGCTGATCGAGGATCTGCTGGACATGAGCCGGATCATCTCCGGCAAGGTGCGGCTCGACGTGCAGCGGGTGGAGCTGCAACCGGTCATCGAGGCGGCGGTGGAGGCGATCCGGCCGGCGTCCGAAGCCAAGGGCATCCGCCTCCAGGTCACGCTCGACCCGATCGCCGGGCCGGTCAAGGGCGATCCGAGCCGGCTGCAGCAGGTCGTCTGGAACCTGCTCAGCAACGCGGTGAAGTTCACGCCTAGGGGCGGGCGCGTGCAGCTGTTCCTGGAGCGCGTGAACTCGCACCTGGAGATCGTCGTCAGCGACACCGGTGAAGGCGTCCCGCCCGAGTTCCTGCCG
The Tepidisphaeraceae bacterium DNA segment above includes these coding regions:
- a CDS encoding methanogen output domain 1-containing protein codes for the protein MPTTERKDLAVLDLPLERDVFLRTLIRELAGTLQDVVGVQEASGFVSVVGQRVGEYIDGQYKTALQVSNLSREQVADVLVDLKRRIQGDFFIVEESDEKIVFGNRTCPFADKVEGRPSLCMMTSNVFGSIAAGNLGYSKVELQQTIASGASECRVVVYLKQTPESEAADGREYVKG
- a CDS encoding ATP-binding protein: MHPELEHFVRVLPEPCFLVSGAGEVLLANAAAAGMTGVEAVALKGTRLATLMADPEQKVQDFLRLCARSRQFVPGSFTWLGRVQPLEMRCDGVVIAPRTDALPAMLFVRCRPKAEATDQFVLLNRKIADLSREVLERRKAEQQRDELLQSERAARVEAERNSRMKDEFLATLSHELRTPLNAILGWAQLLQHDRTPADELGNGLQVIERNARVQKQLIEDLLDMSRIISGKVRLDVQRVELQPVIEAAVEAIRPASEAKGIRLQVTLDPIAGPVKGDPSRLQQVVWNLLSNAVKFTPRGGRVQLFLERVNSHLEIVVSDTGEGVPPEFLPHVFDRFRQADASTTRRHGGLGLGLSIVKQIAELHGGTVWAKSPGEGKGSTFMVMLPLLVLHENGDSPSEPRVHPATAEADKVECEEADLAGVTVLVVDDEPDARELVRRFLGACGAAVVTAGSADEAMALLRERRPRVLVSDIGMPGADGYELMRQVRSLPATQGGRTPAIALTAFARTEDRTRAMRAGYNVHLSKPTESTELVAAVASLAGLSVS